The nucleotide window CTGCTCGCCGTCAACAATCTCAAGACGTACTTCAACACCGACGACGGTGTGGTCAAGAGTGTCGACGGCGTGACCTTCCACATCAAGAAGGGCGAGACCCTGGCCGTCGTGGGCGAGTCGGGTTCGGGCAAGAGCGTGACCAGTCTCAGCGTCATGCGCCTGATCCCCATGCCCCCCGGCAAGATCGTGGAAGGCGAGATCCTGTTCACCGGTAAGGACGGCACCCAGAAGAACTTGGTGACGATCTCCGAAGCCGAGATGCGCAAGATCCGCGGCAACGACATTTCCATGATCTTTCAGGAGCCGATGACCAGCCTCAACCCGGTGTACACCGTGGGCGACCAGATCGCCGAGGCGGTCATGCTGCACCAGAACAAGAACCGCAAGGACGCGATGGGTGTGGCGACCGACATGCTGCGCTTCGTGGGCATTCCGGCTCCCGAAAAGCGCGTGAACGAGTATCCCCACCAGCTCTCGGGCGGGATGCGTCAGCGCGTGATGATCGCCATGGCCCTGTCGTGCAACCCGGCCCTGCTCATCGCCGACGAGCCGACCACCGCACTTGACGTGACCATTCAGGCGCAGATTCTGGACCTCATGCGCAAGCTTCAGACCGATATCGGCATGAGTATCCTGTTCATCACGCACAACCTGGGTGTGGTGGCCGAGATGGCCGACCGCGTCGTCGTGATGTACGGCGGCCGCGTGGTCGAGGAAGGCGACGTGGTCGAGATCTTCAAGGCCCCGCGTCACCCCTATACCATGGGCCTGCTCAACAGCATCCCGCGTCCCGGCGGCGAGCACGAGTACGTGGCCGGCCAGCCCAAAAAGCGCCTGGAAGCCATTCCCGGCAACGTCCCCAACCCGCTCAACCTGCCGCCCGGCTGTTCCTTCGAGCCGCGCTGTAAGTTCGCCGTTCCCGAGTGCAGTCAGGCTGTGCCGCCCCTGGAAGATACGGGAGGCGGACATACGGCCCGCTGCATCCGCTGGCGCGAGTTTGAAACCGTACAGCAGGAGGTGTCCGCATGACCGCCACGACCACCCAGAACACGCAGCCGCGCAACCGCAGCGACATCGCCGCCTCCGGACAGACGCTGCTCGACGTGCAGAACCTGGAAAAGTTCTTTCCCATCCGGGGCGGGCTCATGTCGCGCGTGGTGGGCAACGTCAAGGCCGTCAACGACATCACCTTCAGCGTCAAGCGCGGTGAGGTCGTCGGCTTGGTCGGCGAGTCGGGGTCGGGCAAGACGACCGCCGGGCGCGCCATCCTGCGCCTGATCGAGCCGACGGGCGGCCAGGTGATCTTCAACGGCACCGACATCACCAAGCTGAGCAAGAGCCAGATGCGCGATTACCGCCGGGAGATGCAGATCATCTTCCAGGACCCCTTCGCGTCGCTCAACCCGCGCATGACGGTCTCGGACATCATCGGTGAGGCCATGCAGATCCATAACCTGCACCCCGGCAAGGGGCGTGTGGACCGCATCGCCGAACTGCTCCAGCGCGTGGGTCTGCGCCCCGAGCACATGGGCCGCTACCCGCACGAGTTCTCGGGCGGGCAGCGGCAGCGCATCGGGATCGCGCGCGCCCTGGCGGTGGACCCCAGCTTCATCGTGGCCGACGAGCCGGTCTCGGCGCTCGACGTGTCCATCCAGGCGCAGGTCGTGAACCTCATTCAGGACCTCCAGGAAGAGCTGGGCCTGACTGTGCTGTTTATCGCGCACGACCTGCACGTCGTTGAATACATCTGTGACCGCATGATCGTGATGTACCTCGGCCGCATCATGGAGATTGCGCCCAGCCACCAGCTCAACCGCAATCCCAAGCACCCCTATACCGAGGCCCTGCTCTCGGCTGCTCCGGTGCCCGATCCCACAGTCAAGCGCCAGCGCATCATTCTCGAGGGCGACATTCCCAGCCCGATCAACCCGCCGTCGGGGTGCGTGTTCCGGACCCGCTGCCGTTACGCCATCGCCGACTGCGCCAACATCGTGCCGGAACTGCGCGAGATCAGCCCGAACCACTTCAAGGCCTGCATCCGCGACGATATTCTCTAATCGGCTGCATCTGGAGGGTGGGGGAGGGGCGACTAAAGCCCTTCTCCCACTCTTTTGTTCAGCAGAATGACAAAACGCCCCGGCATCCACTTCAGGACGCCGGGGCGTTTTCGGAGGGGGTTATGCAGGACCCTTAGTGACCGTCGCCGTCCTTGGCTTCGCGCTTGCCTTCGTTGTACTCGGCGTGGGCTTCGCGGTTGTGCAACTCGGCCTTGGCACGGTCCTCAGTGGCCTTGAGCTTGTCGGCCGCGTTGTCCACGTGGTCGTCGCCCACTTTCGAGGCCACGTCGTGCCCGGCGGCCCGGAGGCGGTCGGCGCCCTCGTTGATCTTGGCCTTGGCCGCGTCGGCCAGGTTCTGCAGTGTGTTCTTGTCGTCACTCACAGTGATTTACCTCCTGAGGTTGGATTCCCGGTTTGGGTGCCCTCAGCATTCCCCGCTGACCTGCCGTACAGATGAAACGAAGCCCAGGACCGCCTTTAAAAAGTGGGGGAGTCAGTTGGAGCCGCCCCCAGTCTGAGGGCGCTTAGACCGTTGCCTGGCCCCGTGTAGCACGCCTCGGCTCTGGCGCCCGGACGAACCGGAGCCTCCTTGGGGTTGCGCTTCCGGCGAGCGTAAAGGGGGTCCCATACTAGGGAGAGGAGGACGGCCTGTCAGATATCGGCTGGCCTTTTTTCGCCTGACGGGGGTAGAGTGTTCCCCGATATGACCAGCCACATCAAGGTGCCCGCACAGGGCGAGAAGATCACCATGCAGGGCGATCAGCTTCAGGTGCCCGATCAGCCCATCATCCCCTTCGTCGAGGGTGACGGCACCGGACGCGACATCTGGAAGGCCAGCGTGCGCGTCCTGGACGCAGCGGTCGAAGCGGCCTACGGCGGCAAGCGCAAGATCGAGTGGCTCGAAGTCTACGCGGGCGAAAAGAGCACCGAGGTCTACGGCGAGAACGAGTGGCTGCCCGACGAGACCGTCAAGGCCTTCGACGAGTACCTCATCGGCATCAAAGGTCCCCTGACCACGCCGGTCGGCGGCGGCATCCGCTCCATCAACGTGGCGCTGCGCCAGCTTCTCGACCTGTACGCCTGCCTGCGCCCCGTGCAGTACTTCGCGGGCGTGCCCAGCCCCCTCAAGCAGCCCGAGCTCGTGGATATGGTCATCTTCCGCGAGAACACGGAAGACATCTACGCGGGGATCGAGTACAAGGCCGGCACTCCCGAGGCCAACAAGCTGCGCGACTTCCTCATCAACGAGATGGGCGTCACGCAGATCCGCTTCCCCGACAGCAGCAGCCTGGGCGTCAAGCCGGTCTCGAAGGAAGGCACCGAGCGCCTCGTGCGCGCCGCCATCCAGTACGCCATCGACAACGGCCGCAAGAGCGTGACGCTGGTGCACAAGGGCAATATCATGAAGTTCACCGAGGGCGGCTTCCGTGACTGGGGCTATGAGCTCGCCAAGCGTGAATTCGGCGGTGTGGAACTCGACGGCGGTCCCTGGCTCAAGCTGCCCGGCGGCATCGTGATCAAGGACGTGATCGCCGACGCCTTCCTCCAGCAGATTCTCCTGCGTCCCTCCGAGTACGACGTGATCGCCACGCTGAACCTCAACGGCGACTACGTCTCCGACGCCCTCGCCGCGCAGGTCGGCGGCATCGGCATCGCTCCTGGCGCCAACATCAACTACGTGACCGGCCACGCCATCTTCGAAGCGACCCACGGCACCGCGCCCAAGTACGCCGACAAGAACGTCATCAACCCCAGCTCGGTCATCCTGTCGGGCGAAATGATGCTGCGCCACATGGGCTGGTCCGAAGCGGCCGACCTGATCCTCAAGGGTCTGGACCAGACTATCGGGCAGAAGTTCGTGACCTATGACTTCGCCCGCAGCATGGAAGGCGCGCACGAGGTCAAGACGAGCGAGTTTGCCGACAAGATCATCGAGAACATGAAGGCGATGCCCCAGGCCTGAGCCCCGCGCTCTGAGGGTGGGCGGCGTTTCCCGGTAACGGGGGCGCCGCCCGCCCCGTTTTGCCGTATCCTGCGCCGCATGACCCGCGTGGTGTTTTTCCTGCTCGGCGTGGCGCTGCTGGCCGTCACGGCGTTGGGCGCCCTGTGGCTGCTGGGGCAGCTGCTCGCCGGCCTGGGGGCCTTCATCGCCGGGACGGCGGGCGTGATGCTGCGGCTGCTGTGGTTCCTGGCCGTGGCCGGGGTCCTGGGCGGCGTGGCCTTCTTTCTGTCGAGCGCCTGGCGACCGGCGGGCCGGGGCCCCGGCCCCCAGCGCCGTGTGACTCCAATGGCCGCGTCCGTCCCCGCTCCAGTGCCCACCGAGAAGGCCCGGTGAGCACCAACCCCGACCGCTTTCTGGGCCGCGCGGCGGTGTATGCGGCAGCGCGCCCGCCCTACCCGGCGGCGCTGGGCGAGTGGCTGACGGCCGAGGGCCTACTGCGTGGCAATGTGGCCGATCTCGGCGCGGGGACGGGGCTGTTCACGCGCCTGCTGCTCTCGGCGGGGGCGGCGCAGGTGGACGCTGTGGAGCCCAACCCCGAAATGCGCGCCGAGCTGGAAGCGGCCCTCGCGGCGCAGGTGGCCTCGGGGACGGTGCGGGTGCACGCCGGGACCTCCGAGGCCACCGGGCTGCCGGACGCCTCGCTGGACCTGATCACGGCGGCGCAGGCGGCCCACTGGTTCGCTCCGGAGCCGACCCTACGCGAGCTGCGGCGGGTCCTGCGCCCTGGCGGACGCGTGCTGCTCGTCTGGAACGACTGGCGCGGCGTGGACGCGCCCCTGAACCGGGCCTACGGCGAGGTCGTGGCGCAGTTTACCGAAGCGGACGTGCCGGTACTGGCGACCCGCGTGCCCGAGGCCGAGTTGCCGGGGCTGCTGCCGGGCGGGTTCGAGAAACGCCTCTTCGACCACGCCGTGCCCTTTACCCGTGAGCGCCTGCGGGCCCTGGCCGGCAGCGTCAGCTACCTGCCCTCGCCGGGCGACCCGGTCTACCCGGACATGGCGGCGGCGTTGGACCGGGCCTTCGGGGACCCGGAGGGGGGAGAGGCGCCGCTGGTGTACCGCACCCACGCCTACCTGGGCCGGATAGAGGACTGAGCCCCGGCTCGTCCCGTTCCTGGCCCTCAAATGTGACGAACATGACGCGGCTCAAGCTCTCCTCACGGCGCATCAGGAAGGGTGTGGTGCACTACGTGGCATGAACCGTTTCCAAGTGTCTGCCCTGGCCCTCACCGCCGCCGCCCTGCCGGTCCTCGCCGCTGCGCAGGCTCCGGCCCTGCCCGCCGGCTGGACGAACGCCGCTCTGGCCGGCGCGACGTACGTGATTCTCGACCCGCGTCTGGAGGGCAACCCCGGTCTCCTGAACGCCGAGCAGCAGGCGGGAATCCTGAAGGCCATGCGTACCGACTCGGCCGGAGCGATCTCGCGTCACTACCCCAGCGCGAAGTTCGTGACCGATCCCGCCACGCCCGGCGCCGTGAAGGTGTCTCCCGTGCTCGTGACTCCCAGTGCGCTCGTGCCCTGGGCCAAGCTCAGCGCCCGGATGGACCTGCAACTGGCCGACGGCAACACGGTATCGCTCAACGAGAGCTTCGGGCTGCTCACGCTGTGGCAGCAGGGCGCGCAGGCGGCCAACTACGCCTACGACCGCATTGCTCAGCGCCTGCCCTAAAAGCGCGTTTAAGTCCTCTTGAGACGGCCCCTGCCCCGCGCGGGGGCCGTGTTAGCGTGGCCGCATGACCGATCAGAAGAAAAGTGCGTTCGTGACGGGTGCCAGCAAGGGCATCGGCCTCGCCGTGGCGCAGGCGCTCGCCGCTCAAGGCTACGGCGTGACCCTGACCAGCCGCAAGCAGGACGAGGTGGAGGCGGCCGCCCGGGAAGTCGGCAGCGGCGCGCGCGGTGTGGTGTGCGACGTGCGTGACCCGGCCGCCGTGCAGAGCGCCGTGGACGCCCATGTGGAGACCTTCGGCGGCCTCGACGTGCTGTTCGTAAACGCGGGTGTGGGTGTGTTCGGCAACGTCGAGGACCTGAGTATCGAGGACTGGCAGGCCATGATCGACACCAACCTCAGCGGGGCGTTCTATACCGTCAAGGCGGCGATTCCGGCCCTCAAGCAGGGGGGCGGATACATCTTTACCCTCAGCAGCCTTGCGGGGCGCAACGCCATGCCCGGCGGCGGCGGGTACAACGCGAGCAAGTTCGGTCTCAACGGCCTGTCGGAAGTCATGAACCTCGACCTGCGCCAGCACGACATCAAGGTGACGCAGATCATGCCTGGCAGTGTGGCGACCGAGTTCGGCGGCCATCAGCCCTCGGACGCCGACGCCTGGAAGATCCAGCCCGAGGACCTCGCGCAGCTCACGGTGGACCTGCTGAACATGCCCGCGCGCACGTTGCCCAGCCGCGTCGAGGTACGCCCCGCGCGCCCGGATAAGAAGCCCAAGAACTGATTTTCCCACGTCGTGCGCGCCCCCGGCCCCTGTCGCCGGGGGCGCCTGCGTTGACCGGACTGCTGCGGCTCTCAGGATCGCC belongs to Deinococcus sp. Leaf326 and includes:
- a CDS encoding ABC transporter ATP-binding protein — encoded protein: MTHQNDVLLAVNNLKTYFNTDDGVVKSVDGVTFHIKKGETLAVVGESGSGKSVTSLSVMRLIPMPPGKIVEGEILFTGKDGTQKNLVTISEAEMRKIRGNDISMIFQEPMTSLNPVYTVGDQIAEAVMLHQNKNRKDAMGVATDMLRFVGIPAPEKRVNEYPHQLSGGMRQRVMIAMALSCNPALLIADEPTTALDVTIQAQILDLMRKLQTDIGMSILFITHNLGVVAEMADRVVVMYGGRVVEEGDVVEIFKAPRHPYTMGLLNSIPRPGGEHEYVAGQPKKRLEAIPGNVPNPLNLPPGCSFEPRCKFAVPECSQAVPPLEDTGGGHTARCIRWREFETVQQEVSA
- a CDS encoding ABC transporter ATP-binding protein, which produces MTATTTQNTQPRNRSDIAASGQTLLDVQNLEKFFPIRGGLMSRVVGNVKAVNDITFSVKRGEVVGLVGESGSGKTTAGRAILRLIEPTGGQVIFNGTDITKLSKSQMRDYRREMQIIFQDPFASLNPRMTVSDIIGEAMQIHNLHPGKGRVDRIAELLQRVGLRPEHMGRYPHEFSGGQRQRIGIARALAVDPSFIVADEPVSALDVSIQAQVVNLIQDLQEELGLTVLFIAHDLHVVEYICDRMIVMYLGRIMEIAPSHQLNRNPKHPYTEALLSAAPVPDPTVKRQRIILEGDIPSPINPPSGCVFRTRCRYAIADCANIVPELREISPNHFKACIRDDIL
- the icd gene encoding NADP-dependent isocitrate dehydrogenase; translated protein: MTSHIKVPAQGEKITMQGDQLQVPDQPIIPFVEGDGTGRDIWKASVRVLDAAVEAAYGGKRKIEWLEVYAGEKSTEVYGENEWLPDETVKAFDEYLIGIKGPLTTPVGGGIRSINVALRQLLDLYACLRPVQYFAGVPSPLKQPELVDMVIFRENTEDIYAGIEYKAGTPEANKLRDFLINEMGVTQIRFPDSSSLGVKPVSKEGTERLVRAAIQYAIDNGRKSVTLVHKGNIMKFTEGGFRDWGYELAKREFGGVELDGGPWLKLPGGIVIKDVIADAFLQQILLRPSEYDVIATLNLNGDYVSDALAAQVGGIGIAPGANINYVTGHAIFEATHGTAPKYADKNVINPSSVILSGEMMLRHMGWSEAADLILKGLDQTIGQKFVTYDFARSMEGAHEVKTSEFADKIIENMKAMPQA
- a CDS encoding class I SAM-dependent methyltransferase, yielding MSTNPDRFLGRAAVYAAARPPYPAALGEWLTAEGLLRGNVADLGAGTGLFTRLLLSAGAAQVDAVEPNPEMRAELEAALAAQVASGTVRVHAGTSEATGLPDASLDLITAAQAAHWFAPEPTLRELRRVLRPGGRVLLVWNDWRGVDAPLNRAYGEVVAQFTEADVPVLATRVPEAELPGLLPGGFEKRLFDHAVPFTRERLRALAGSVSYLPSPGDPVYPDMAAALDRAFGDPEGGEAPLVYRTHAYLGRIED
- a CDS encoding SDR family oxidoreductase; this encodes MTDQKKSAFVTGASKGIGLAVAQALAAQGYGVTLTSRKQDEVEAAAREVGSGARGVVCDVRDPAAVQSAVDAHVETFGGLDVLFVNAGVGVFGNVEDLSIEDWQAMIDTNLSGAFYTVKAAIPALKQGGGYIFTLSSLAGRNAMPGGGGYNASKFGLNGLSEVMNLDLRQHDIKVTQIMPGSVATEFGGHQPSDADAWKIQPEDLAQLTVDLLNMPARTLPSRVEVRPARPDKKPKN